Genomic segment of Oncorhynchus tshawytscha isolate Ot180627B linkage group LG13, Otsh_v2.0, whole genome shotgun sequence:
TAACCTGGTAAcctagagagcagactgccccactggtaacctagagagcagactgccccactggtaacctagagagcagactgccccactggtaacctagagagcagactgccccactggtaacctagagagcagactgccccactggtaacctagagagcagactgccccactggtaacctagagagcagactgccccactggtaacctagagagcagactgcccCACTGCAGACTGCCCCACTGGTAAcctagagagcagactgccccactggtaacctagagagcagactgccccactggtaacctagagagcagactgcccCACTGGTAACCTGCCCCAGAGAGCAGACTGCCCCACTGGTAAcctagagagcagactgccccactggtaacctagagagcagactgccccactggtaacctagagagcagactgcccCACTGGTAACCTAGAGAGCAGACTGCTCAATAGTGGATTTGATTTACCTGATAAAGAACTGAAACAACACATacaaagagagaaaacaagaaTGTGTCTTAGAAAAATGCAATTTGTATTAAAagtattttgaaaacaaaacagaCAGCTGTTAAAAGGTCTGAAATTAAACTTACAATCAGGTTAGATTTTTCAATGGTACATcacattttcttttaaaaacaaacaGAACTCATTTGATTTAAGTGGTCTGGAAGAAGCGTTTGGTATGGTTAGGTCAAGTGGTTCCAGTACCTGTGTATTTCAATGTACATTTGGCCAAACCCATGAGAGaaattgcaacaacaacaaaaacaaccttAGTTTTCAAAAGGCCAAAAGGAAAAAGACAACCACCATTCCTTTATCAAAAGGCTTTTTGTGTCATTGTTTCTTCTTCTCCCACCCCAAGAGATTATCCAGAGCAGTTAGGAACTTTGTGGATTGCCATGTTGTGGGTTTCTTGTGGAGACACTCTGGTTGGCACTGAATTTGAACAGCTGATTTGTTTTGGAAAGGCACTCGATGCGAGGGTGGTCGGGTCGCCGTCCTCCGTCACTAAAGTAAGGTCCTCGCACACGTTgaaggggagaaaaaaaaaaaaggtgaggGACACTCGTCATAACACTCCACAAAAATGCTGTCCAATTCTTACATCATTGACTTTGAAAAACATCAACTTTGTGTGTTGTGGACACAGAACATGACTCCATGAGGGTGGGAGAAATGTcactcaacccccccccccaaaaaaaagaacAAGTGTGCAGCAAttaataaaatatacatttctaGTCATCTCCACTTTTCAAAAGAGAAATATCCATAGCGTTTCAGGTCCCAGTCTCAAAGTCTTTGCCATTGGGGATGTGTTACAGTTGAATGTGCAAGAGACCGGGGTTTCTAACTCAGCTGATCTCTAGATCTGCCATTTATGTTGACATCAATGGTGTACATTGagtttgctgcaaagaaacaccaGCAGAGTGGAATTCCTGAAGAGTGGCCCCAGCCCCCCCTGCATGgccactcccctcctcccctgtggAATTCCTCCCCTCATTCTGTCCAAGACCAGGGTGAGCCACGAAGAAGAACTCAACAGTACAGCCTCCCTGCAACACAACCTCCaaacacaaaatatatatatggtGAAATTGAACGTCCGTTTGCGTTGAAAGATTCAGAGAACATCTCAACATGGCACCGGGCAAACTGTTTTCCAAGGATGCAAGTGCCAGTTTGTAATTGTAACTATTTTCCCAGAACATTCAAGTATTCTGCCATGTAAACACTGGTATCGatgagatttctgtattttctaAGCGTGTGCAACACATAGTAAGTAGTACGACACTTTCCAATACTAATGACAGTTAACACAAGTATTGTCTGTTTTTATCTTCAAGCTAAACTTGTTAGTTCTCGATTCTTGTTGGTTTAACTTTACATTAATATTAGGAATGGCTAACTCACCATTtgcaaactttaaaaaaaaaacgatttttttttttctctcactcagATTCCCCTTTTAAATAATAACACAGGACGAGCAGCACTGGTCGTCTCCACCTGGTGCTGAAGCATAGTTCATCTGTCTGACAATCTCTGCAAACAGTTCGTCCACCGAGCCTTTATTTTTGGCTGAAGTTTCCATAAACGGGCAATTCCACTCATCTGCAAGCGCTTTCCCCTCCCCGGACGAGacctccctctcgccctccaGGTCCACTTTATTCCCGACCAGAATCATCGGAACCCTCTCGTTCCGTTTCACTCGGATGATCTGATCCCTCATTGGTTTGATGTCTTGGAAGCTTTGTTGGTTGACCAAGCTGTAGACTAGGATGAAGCCCTGCCCGTTTTTTATGTACAGGTCTCTCATGGAGGCAAACTGCTCGGTCCCCGCCGTGTCCAGTATCTCCAGAACGGAAGGAGATGAGTCCACCTCGATCTCCTTTCGGTAGAAATCCTCTATCGTGGGATCATATTTCTCTATAAAGGATCCAGTTACGAATTGCACAGTCAATGCGGATTTTCCAACTCCGCCGGATCCGAGCACCACTACTTTGTATTCTCTCATGGTTCTGAAAACAGCCCTCTCTCGTCTCTGATTCCTTTTGAAAGCGCTCCCCGTCCGCTAGCAGTCCTGCTGTATTTCAAACCGAAGGCAGCGACACCGTTGTGCCTCTGGACGCAGTTTTCAGCCCAAATTCGCAAGTTCAGTGTGAGAGTAAGATGGGTTCCGACCGTGACCCAGCATTAGAAATGTGACATGTTGAGCTCCACCGCTTTTTGAACCTTGTGCAATGTCTGTGTTCGTGGAGTGGCCACCGCGCGCTCTCTTCCTGCCCACACTCCACAGAACGTAGCCAACGTATTCACGTCACAAGCTGAAGAGTTTGCGCTCTGTTTTCTTAAAGGCGCAGACACACACCCTGGTCGCTGTCAAAAAGCAGGAGTTGGCCACAGGAAACTGCCACACCTTTGGCATGCTTGCATGAATAAAGCTTGAGTCAGAATGTTTGACTCATTGCATTTTTCGGCCTAGGTTGCACACCTCAAACCGACATAGATGTCTGCTTAACGTTGTTTTATTTCTTAGCGAATAAACAACGCTGAGTTGGTAAGTTCTCTGGTAGGCTCTGACATATTGCTTTCAACCATCCATTGCTTACAGCTGATATAGCCTAGGCCCTACAGTGGATATACAAAATGACCAGGGACTATGGGTTCGCCTGGGACTAAATTACTGTCACCGTAAATATAATATGTATCGGAGAATGTTGACATTAGTGAGTTACGTATTCACACCATCTTCCCGACAGGCACAGTCTCACACCCACCCACATGAAACATTCTGCCACTGATAGTACAGTCCAGTGGACAACCATGTCACGAAATATAGCAGCACTGCATCATAATATGTGAGACTATTGATTGTTTTCCAGCCTCATCTATCATTTGAAAAATATGTTATACAATAAAACCCCTTTATTTATCCCTCTGTGCAATTTATTTTAGTTCTGACCTGGTGTTACCTATGGGGCTGGGAAAGTCTTAAGGTTTGGCCTACCTCTCTGTGGGTGTCTGTGACATGTTACCATTGAGCTGACTGGAACCAGCCTTGTGCTATTGGTTTAGTCATCACAGGTGACTGTGATTGAGCTGACTGGAACCGGCATGTTATTGGTTGAGTCATCACAGGTGACTGCTAGGGGTCATGGAGCACAGAGAGATCACAACAGAACCAGAAGGGTTGGcacatagctgtgtgtgtgtgtgtgtgtgagtgtgtgtgtgagtgagtgagtgagtgagtgagtgagtgagtgagtgagtgagtgcactacatcagggagCAGTCAGTTATGTCATAGTATTGCCTGTCAGGCATTACCCAGGGTTACTTCTGTTAGGGAAACTCCAGAAGGTCATTTACTATAtaaagctctctctctttctgtctctctctcttgctctctgtctcgctctctctcaattcaggTCAAAGGGCTTtaatggcatgggaaacatatgtttacattgtcaaagcaagtgaaatggtcacacaagtttcaaaagaataaagacaaatgtcatgttatgtctatatatgtctctctctctctctttctctctgtctgtctacgtaGGTGTGATTACCACTGTGTAATCAATGGCAGGACAGTATGGGTGCTGCTGATTAGACCTCTGTGACCTCGTCACCTCGGGGCAGAATGAATGAGGGAACGGAATCGGTCAGATCGATACGTTTTTAATCTCACCAAACATCCAATGGTAGCACAACACACAGCAGCTGATTTCAGGCT
This window contains:
- the LOC112235882 gene encoding ras-related protein Rap-2b — encoded protein: MREYKVVVLGSGGVGKSALTVQFVTGSFIEKYDPTIEDFYRKEIEVDSSPSVLEILDTAGTEQFASMRDLYIKNGQGFILVYSLVNQQSFQDIKPMRDQIIRVKRNERVPMILVGNKVDLEGEREVSSGEGKALADEWNCPFMETSAKNKGSVDELFAEIVRQMNYASAPGGDDQCCSSCVII